From the Manihot esculenta cultivar AM560-2 chromosome 14, M.esculenta_v8, whole genome shotgun sequence genome, the window TGAATTTGGCGAGAAAATAAATTGTGAATAacctattataattaaattatgatcatttttatttattttttatttattaaaatatatttttgatgATATTATTATTACAGTAAGTtcatatgaataaatttaaaatatttcagatTTTACTTTTCcaatctttaatatttttataaatatattttttaatataaactatctatcaattatttataatttattattataaaattaaattgtaataataTTTATGGTAGAAAATTTCTTTCAGTtataaaatgtaaatttataaaaaaatttattaaaataatataatattttaatacatgatttattattaaaatttattttttttaaaaaaatattctaactcattaaaaattattttcatataattttaattatataaataaattaattactaagtgagataaataaaaaaaacctatcacttaataataaaaatagtatataaaaataaattaaataatgaatgaataagttaaaaaaaatttaagtgaaaactttgattttaaatcttgaaaataaaaaagtaaattttttaaattaaaaaataatataaaaaataaaaaactaaatagtaattttttttttataaatgaattaaagaatttaaaattataaaatataataataatttaattaaatgagttggtaaattttttaaaatgataattttttcatattttaagaaaaattatctatatacctttaaaaatttcaaaaatttcaagaaACCCTAAGTGGCTCCGTCCTTGCTTGCGATATGCCCAGTTGCCAAGATGCTATTATTCAATTGAACTGTCGCTGTGTTAGCCTTTGGACAAGCTTgacattaaaaaatgaaaataggaAATAGTCTCCAGGAGTTGTAATGGATTAGAATCCAAGGAGTTTGTGGCATTATTACATTAGAGTCAAAATACATTCAACAGCAGATAGAACAGATGAGGATTATATTTTCACAGTCTCAAGGGCTACAATGCCTTTCTGGTAGCACTCATAGTTGATAAAACCATAATTTTTGACATTTCTGTATAATCTGGGTGTTTGCTCATCCACCAGGCTGTCTACAGGTCCAATCTCTCTTTCTGGCTCTGGTTCATGGAATAAGGCCACAGATATTCTCAATCTTTCTGTGCTTGTCACCACCCTGTGCATTGGGCTTCTGAATATTCCATTGCTCATTATCTGCATTATCCCATACAAAACCCATCTAAATTTGGAAAAAGAAAACAGTAATAGGTAGATTTCATCTCTTCTATACATACTAGTACAGATTATACGCTAATTGTGTATTAATATAAAACAACTGTAactactttttttatttaaatcgttCAATATTTGAAATTTAGTAGTTTGATTAATCTGGATATATGTCAGACATACTCATTAAAGTACAAAGCACTTGTTTAGTACTTCTTATCAGTTTCAAACTTGAGACAACGGTTTAAGTGAGAGAAAACCTTACCATCCCATCTCACCTGTTAAGAATAGATTTATTGAGAATAGACTTGCAAGTGGTAAATATTATGATTGGAAGTTATCTTAGGTCTTATATATCGTAACTAAATTTCCTTTTAAGAAATCAAGGAGATACAAAATTTTTGTATTCTAAATTATATTAGCTTGGGAAATTTAAATGGGAGTAAGGGTGAAGTATACCTGCATTTGATCTCCGAGATTGACAACAAGAGCATCAGGAATAACGGGAACTCTAATCCATTTGTTATCTGCTAAAATTTCAAGGCCTTCAACTTGTCTGTCTTGCAAGAGAACTGTAATGCCTGACCTATCAGTGTGAGGTTTGACACCAAGAACCAAATCAGGTCTTGAACACTTTGGATAGAAGTTGAATCTTGCTTGCATTAGAGAACGATCACCAAACTGGCCTGAGAAGCTGTTCTCTTCCACATTCAGTGACCTTGCCATTGCCTTATAGAGAAGATCCATCACAGACTTTATCTTCAGGGAATATTCGATCAAGGTCTCTCTGCAATCAAGTGATTCACTTGCTCACTAATCTATCTATCTATGTAAATATACCAAGTTAAATCAAGAAATCATGAAATTGAGctccttaattattttttaaaattttaagtcaataaatcaagaaatttagacttgaaatttttatttttgagctAAATTGAGcttaaattgaaatttctaTGCTAATTTGGACAAAAATTGGAAAAGGGGTGAAATTGAACTTTTCCAATAAGTATAGGGTAAAAATTGAGCATTAAGCCATAGAGGCGTTTTTTCAAATACATGTCACATTTTACTAGCTTACAAAACTAAATCAttattaattcttatatttacaaaaaaataattataaaatttaaatatttaattagaatTTCATATTAACTAtaaagtttaattaattaatctccaATCAAGTCTAAgacagaaattttaattttatatttattttatgataagagcatatatttcaaattttattatttttgtgagGTATGTGGAGACAACtgcaatatcattatacatcatagtttttttttaatcccaaaattttcatttgaaaaaaaataacgagattttatgaatttatttgataaatattatCTAATAAATTTAGAATTGTAAGTAGAAGTAGAGGATAAATCTACCAAACCTCGTTTAGGAATCtaccaaaaaaatttaaaattaaattaacaagTAGAAAGAAAATTAAACCTGAAATCATTAGGATTTTCAGGCCAAAGATTGTTCCTTCTTCTATCTTCAGGAAATACCCTCAGACTCAGGCGATGAGACCAATCAAGAACTTGATTTGCTGAAACGACGACGTCGCTCCCATAGCCTTCAGATTCATTCACAGCTCTCGCATATTTCTGCTTCTCTTCCACTGGAAGTTCAAAAAATTGAATCGCCATTGCACGTACCTTGTCAAGGAATGAACTCGACATCCCATGTCCTACAGCCTGAAATCCAATaaattttttcttcaaattaattgaaatgttatcaaaataaagaaaatgttgTAAAAACCTGGAAGCATCCATTTGAGCCGAGAGCTGATCTTAGAGTTTCCAGTGCACTGTCTACTTCCTCCTTGCTGTTACTGTGAGCAGAAGATGAGGAGAAGAGACTGATGTCGATTACCGGAAATGGAGATGAGGATAAGGAGGAGGATAAATCTGAAGGAGCAAAAGTGCATCCTTTGACAATGTATTCCGGAGGTGGTTCATCGCCGGTGATGGACATTTCTTGCACGCTTTTGGACAGGAATGACATTTTTGCAAAGAGGAGAGATATAAAACTTCTTTCAGTTCCACAAATTTATTTGAGAAATTATTGGCAATTTCGCATCCACCCATTATTTTAGTGTCCATTTTccttaattttatcactaatttttattaatgatttcccacttatttataattttatgttaataatataaaatattataatttattatattacggTAATAAAATCACgtgtgataaaaatataataaactaatttataaaaataaagatcTAAACAATTATAGTACTTAGAACGgagaaaaaaaagatttttcctttaaaataaATCAGCCTCAAATTAGACAGATTTGACATTTTAATTTCAGAGCAGAAACTCCATAACAAAATTAAGATTCAGCCTTTAAGATAGATTAGTCTCATATTAGACAAATTTGAACTTTCAATTTCAAAGTAAGAATTATCGTTACCAGTTATAATCTAATAAATCTCTTTATATTGCAATAATGAGATTTCCAACCAATTAGtcagtaaaaaattattatcaataagTCAACCATATCATAGTCGGATTAtctagaaaatattatattatatttatttttttataggataaaaaaaataatcacaaatgtaaaatatgttattttttcaCACAATTGCTCTACATTATAAATgcctattcttttttttttactgagTTGAGCGttgatataattattataagcgCCAACCACCTATTCCTTATTTTATAGGTAGATTAATTAGAGCACCGTTCTGCTTGAACAATTATAATATAACTCTATTtcgattatattattaatttattttcaataatatcaataatattatattatttttatgtaagaatgttattttataataaataattatataaaatatattttttttcataaatattttacaatCTCATCGATTTTAAacacaattttatttaaaaaaatttatgatctTCAACCACCATGATATCAAAAGAGGCTTTAGTTTATACTAAAAATAGAAGAAACGGCCAAAGTAATAGGTGTGTTATTTCGTGGAAGAAAAAGCAAAGATCGTAAATAATATTCGTTACCAAATTTCACAAAGGtacaaattttaatattctttttttttattgaaaaatagaaaaaaatcgaaTGCCTTTCTTTGAATACTCTTTCTAATATATGTATAGAGGTTGGCTTCTGATTGcggatttaaatatttatagtttCAATATTGATAAGTGGAATCGCGTCCGGTGACTAATTATGTTGGCCATGAATTTCACAACTTCATGTTTAAAGTTCTCGCAGAATTGGCTTGTAAGGGAAATGGTTTTAGCTAGAGCAATATGCAATTATCTGATtggattattaaattaatttaaataaaatttaaattaatttaaataatatggtttttaatatcttattaataatattatatataaatttactaatattttttattttatcagcaataaaattagttattattatattatcctAAACAATTTTTTATCAGCAATAAAATAATTGCTACAGTTTgcaataaaaaaacaaataaaatacagACTAAACATTTAAATAATGTGTCGGTGGGTGGCATGTGATTCTTATTTCgagattttcattttaaattgtgATCAATGTTTGCAGTTATctagaaatataatttatttaataaaaaggagaaaaagagCATGAAAAGGGACAGACGAAAGACTCATCCAAGTGCTAgtgataatattttaatctcAGTTGATTtgaaaagaataaattttttgaaaagtaatttaattgaaaaaatagaaat encodes:
- the LOC110631178 gene encoding protein SRG1, which codes for MSFLSKSVQEMSITGDEPPPEYIVKGCTFAPSDLSSSLSSSPFPVIDISLFSSSSAHSNSKEEVDSALETLRSALGSNGCFQAVGHGMSSSFLDKVRAMAIQFFELPVEEKQKYARAVNESEGYGSDVVVSANQVLDWSHRLSLRVFPEDRRRNNLWPENPNDFRETLIEYSLKIKSVMDLLYKAMARSLNVEENSFSGQFGDRSLMQARFNFYPKCSRPDLVLGVKPHTDRSGITVLLQDRQVEGLEILADNKWIRVPVIPDALVVNLGDQMQIMSNGIFRSPMHRVVTSTERLRISVALFHEPEPEREIGPVDSLVDEQTPRLYRNVKNYGFINYECYQKGIVALETVKI